GCGCGAGAAGATGGTCGCCGACATCGGCAAGCTGGCCGAGGCGGCGATCGCGACCGGCGACGCGTTCGAGCAGCTCGAGACCGACCTGGTCGCGTCGCTGGAGGGTGACCAGTGAGCCGCCCGACCGACTGGACCCCGCTCGGGCGCTCCCACGACCCGATCCCCGGCGACGGTGACGTGGTCCTCAACGCCGGCAAGCACTACTCCGCCGTCGCCGACGCGATCAAGGACGCCGCCCGTCAGCTGCGCAAGCTGGCCGACGACGACGAGCTGGTCAGCAAGGCACGCGACAACCTCACCGAGAAGGCCCACGGCGTCGCCGACGACATCGAGAAGGCCTGGACGCGCTACGACGAGGTCGGACAGGCGCTGGAGAAGTACGGCCCGAAGCTGACGACCTACCAGGACGAGGCCGACGCGCTGCTCACGAAGGCCAAGGATGCGCTCGAGGCGGCCGAGGACTACGAGAACGCCGCGCGCACCCACGACCGCAACGCCTCCGACGACCAGGCCTCGGGCGGTGACGGCCAGGTCTCGAAGGACGCGGCCGACCGCCAGCGCGAGCACGCCACGACCCAGCGCGGGATCGTCGAGCAGGCCAGGAAGGACCTCGTCGAGATCGAGGGTCGCCGCGACCGTGCGGCCAAGGCGGCCAAGGACTCCATCGTCGCGATCCACAAGTCCGGCGGGCTCAAGGACGGCCACTGGGACAACTGGGGGTCCAAGCTCACCAAGCTGGTGCAGAAGATCGCCAGCACCGTAGCGCTCGTCGCCGGGGTGCTGGCGTTGGCGGTCAGCTGGATCCCGGTGGTCGGGCAGGCTCTCGCCGCCGTGCTCGGGGCGATCGCCCTGGTGGCCACGGTCGTCTCGTTGGTCTGCAACATCGTCCTGCTCGCCAACGGCGAGGGTTCGTGGGTCGACCTGGGCCTCGACGTCCTGTCGCTGGCGACCTTCGGTCTGGGCCGCCTGGTCGGTGCCGCCGGCAAGGGCTTGGGCTCGGCGATGAAGGGCATCAGCCGGATCCGCGCGGGTCAGCTCGGTGCGGCGCCGGGGCGGGGATTCCGCGCGCTCGCCGGCACCGACGACCTGGTCAACATGAGTCGCAACACCGCGCGGTCGCTGCGCAGCATGGGCTCGCTCAACAAGATTGGCCGATTGGCGCTCGACGACCTCGCCTCGACCTTCAAGCTCGGCCCGCACCTGCGCACCCTGAGCTCGGCGTCGAACTACACCCGGGGTCTGTCCGAGATCCCCGACCTGGCCGCACGGCTGCGCGGCCTGGGACCGATCAACGCCGCCAGCGACCTGCTGGGTCACGGTTCGCTGGTCGACGACCTGGCGAGGGTCGGCAGGGCCTCGCCGGAGCTGCTCGCTGACCCCGTCGTCCGCAACGCGACCAACCTCGCTCTCGGAGCGCAGGGCACCGGCCTGCTGCTGGGCGGCTACGAGGTCGGCTCGACCATCAAGGGCGTCGTCGACGCCGTCACGCCCGGCGGGGACTACGACGTGCCGTACGGCGGCGCCGAGATCCCTGACTACTCGGACGACGACTGATGGGTGCAGGTTGGCGCATCGGCGCCCACCGGGTCGACGTCCCGGTCACGTGGCACGGCGTGCCCGTGGGGGAGTCCGCACCGGCCGACTGGATCGACGTGATCGTCACCGAGGTCGGGGCGACCGGTGAGGACGCCGACGCCCTGCGTCACAACCTCGACCTCGTCCGCACCCGGCTGCGGGCCGGCGTACCTCTCCTCAACGCGGCCGTGTGGATCCCCGAGCCCCGCACCGCCGCGATCGCCGGCGTCATGCGCCTGCATCTGCTGGTCGGGGCGACGGACGACGCGGCCTACACGCTCGAGCAGCGCGAGGCCGAGCTGGCCGCGCCGGAGCCCGCGACCGAAGTCGCTCGCCGTGAGCAGGAGCGCACCGACCTGCCCATCGGCCCGGCGCTGGTCACGCGCGACCTGCTGACCTTCACCGACGGCGGCGCGGCTCAGGAGCGGATCGAGGTCGCCGTGGTGCCGGAGGGTTGCGTCGAGGGACTCGCGCTCGAGGTGCTCAGCCAGCACCTGTTCCTCGAGGACGAGCTGCTCGCCGACGTGCTGGCCATGGCCGACCGGATCCAGGTGGCGCAGGCACGATGACCTCCCCGACACAGCCTTCCCAGGCCCAGGCCGCGCCCACCGACCTGCGGGTGGTCCTGCCGCGGGAGTGGTGGTTCATCCCGCTCGACGACGCTCAGCGACGCGACTCGGTGATCGCGGCGATCGTCGACAAGCAGTACGCCGGCCTCGACGACCAGCCGCTGGCGAAGGCCGAGGCGCGCAAGGCACTGGGCAGGAACGCGCTGCGCGCGACCGAGCTCGGCGGCCGCCGCATGGCCTACTCGCTGATGTCGCTGGCGGGCCTGCCGCTGTCGGCGACGATGACGTTGTTCTGGCACGACCTCGGTGCGCCGTACGGCGCGGACCACCTCGTCGACCTGTACTCCTCCTTCCTCACCGAGCAGGCCGAGGAGGCCGATGACCACGAGCAGGCGTTGGCGGCCGGACGTCCGGTGCCGCAGGGCCCCGAGGTCGCGCTGGCCCGGGCCGAGGTCGCGGCCGGGCCCGTGCTGCGCCGGGTCACCAGGGCGACGGGCGGCGACGACCTCGGCACCGGCCTGCCGGCGTACGACGACGCCGCGACCGTGCCGATCCTGCTCGCGGAGTACTGGCTGCTGGTCCCCGGCGGTCAGGGCCTGGCGCAGCTGTCGTTCTCGACCGGCCTGGTCGCCTGGAGCGAGCAGCTGCTGGAGTTCTTCGACGCCGTCGTCGGCACCGCGAGCTGGGCCCGACCGGCCCACTAGGGTGAATGGCGTCGTCCTGTGTACGTCCTGTTCGTCTTTGCCTGAGGAGCTGCACCGATGCCCATCGCCACCCCCGAGGTCTATGCCGAGATGCTGGACAAGGCGAAGCGCGAGTCCTTCGCCTTCCCCGCCATCAACGTCACGTCGTCGCAGACGCTCAACGCCGCGCTGAAGGGCTTCGCCGACGCCGGCAGCGACGGCATCATCCAGGTCTCGACCGGTGGCGCGGAGTACCTCTCCGGCCCGTCGGTCAAGGACATGGTGACCGGCTCCGCCGCGTTCGCGGCCTACGCCGCCGAGGTCGCGAAGAACTACCCGGTCAACATCGCGCTGCACACCGACCACTGCCCCAAGGACAAGCTCGACGGGTTCGTGCGGCCGCTGATCAAGCTGTCGGCCGAGCGGGTCAAGCGCGGTGAGGCTCCGCTGTTCCAGTCCCACATGTGGGACGGCTCCGCCGTACCTCTCGACGAGAATCTCCAGATCGCCGAGGAGCTCCTGGCCGCCTGCACCGAGGCCAAGATCATCCTCGAGATCGAGGTCGGCGTCGTCGGCGGCGAGGAGGACGGCATCGTCGGCGCGATTGACGAGAAGCTCTACACCACCCCCGAGGACGCCCTGGCCACCGTCGCGGCGCTCGGGCTGGGGGAGAAGGGCCGCTACATGACGGCGCTGACCTTCGGCAACGTGCACGGCGTCTACAAGCCTGGCAACGTCAAGCTCCGCCCGGAGATCCTCAAGGACGCCCAGCAGGCGATCATCGAGAAGTACGGCGAGGGCTCCGGCTTCGGCCCCGACGCGCTCCCGCTCGACCTGGTCTTCCACGGCGGCTCCGGCTCCAGCGCCGAGGAGATCGCCGCGGCCGTCGACTACGGCGTCGTGAAGATGAACGTCGACACCGACACCCAGTACGCCTTCACCCGCCCGGTCGTGGAGCACATGCTCCGCAACTACGACGGCGTGCTGAAGATCGACGGCGAGGTCGGCAACAAGAAGCTCTACGACCCGCGCTCGTGGGGCAAGGCCGCCGAGGCCGGCATGGCCGCCCGCGTCGTCGAGGCCTGCGAGAACCTGCGCTCCACCGGGAAGGCCGTCAACGTCTGACGGCACCGGCAGTTTCACCGCCCGTCGAACGACACGCCCGCTCGTCGTACGAAACTGCCCGGCGTGTCGGGCAGTTTCACCGCTCGGGCGGTGAAACTGCCGACCCCGCTGGCCCCACGCGTCACTCCATCAACGCCCAGAGGGTGACGTCGGGGGCGAGGGTGCCCGTCGTGGTCGCCGCGTCGCGCTCGGGGTGCGGGCCGTCCTCGGTCGACAGCACCACGCGTACGCCGTCCGGCACCGCGACGTCGGCGGTGCCGAGGTTGGTGAGGACCAGCACCTCGCCGAGCGGGGTGGACCGGCGCATGGCCAGCACGTCGTCGTCGCCCAGTGTCGTGTCCCAGGTGACCTCGCCGTGGCCCAGTGCGAGCTCGCGCCGCAGCCGGATGGCGCGCCGGTAGAGCTCGAGGGTCGACCCGTCGACACCCTCCTGCCGGTCGACCGCGAGGTCGCCGAACTCCGGCGGCTGCGGCAGCCACGACTCACCCGTCGGGCTGAAGCCGTAGGCCGGGGCGTCGCCCGTCCACGGGATGGGGACGCGGCAGCCGTCGCGCCCGACCACCGCACCGTCGTGGCGGAAGAACGTCGGGTCCTGACGCACCTCGTCGGGCAGCGTCGTGTGCTCGGGCAGGCCGAGCTCCTCGCCCTGGTAGAGGTACGCCGATCCGGGCAGCGCGAGCATGAGGGCGGTGGCCGCCCGCGCGCGCCGCAGGCCGAGCGCGGCGTCGGGTTGCGGGTCGCGCGGCCCCAGGCCGATGCCGACGAACGACCCCGGCGTACCGGTGCCGAGCCGGCTGGCGTGGCGCACGACGTCGTGGTTGCTCAGGACCCAGGTGGTGGGTGCCCCCACCGCGTCGTTGGCGCTCATCGACCGCTCGACCGCGTCGCGCAGCGCCTTCGCCTCCCACGCCGCACCGAGGTAGGTGAAGTTGAACGCCTGGTGCATCTCGTCGGGGCGGACATACATCGCCAGCCGCGCCGGGGGCTCGACCCAGGCCTCGGCGACCATCATCCGCGAGCCTGCGGGCTCGTAGGAGTCGAGCACCTTGCGCCACTCGCGGTAGATCTCGTGCACCTCGTCGCGGTCCCACATCGGTGCGGTGGGGCCGTCCTCCGTCGCGCCCGACAACAGCGCCAGCTCGACGTCGTGGTCGGGCAGCCCGTCGGCCTTCACCAGGGCGTTGGCGACGTCCACGCGGAAGCCGTCGACACCGCGGTCGAGCCAGAACCGGAGGACATCCACGAACTCCGCCCGCACCTCGGGGTGGTCCCAGTCGAGGTCGGG
The nucleotide sequence above comes from Nocardioides massiliensis. Encoded proteins:
- the fbaA gene encoding class II fructose-bisphosphate aldolase, producing the protein MPIATPEVYAEMLDKAKRESFAFPAINVTSSQTLNAALKGFADAGSDGIIQVSTGGAEYLSGPSVKDMVTGSAAFAAYAAEVAKNYPVNIALHTDHCPKDKLDGFVRPLIKLSAERVKRGEAPLFQSHMWDGSAVPLDENLQIAEELLAACTEAKIILEIEVGVVGGEEDGIVGAIDEKLYTTPEDALATVAALGLGEKGRYMTALTFGNVHGVYKPGNVKLRPEILKDAQQAIIEKYGEGSGFGPDALPLDLVFHGGSGSSAEEIAAAVDYGVVKMNVDTDTQYAFTRPVVEHMLRNYDGVLKIDGEVGNKKLYDPRSWGKAAEAGMAARVVEACENLRSTGKAVNV
- a CDS encoding glycoside hydrolase family 13 protein, whose amino-acid sequence is MSSSTPLETQAPGSTTWWRDAVIYQVYPRSFADANGDGIGDLPGITARLDHLAELGVHAVWLSPFYTSPMADAGYDVADYRDVDPVFGTLADADAMIARAHELGLRVIVDLVPNHTSDDHAWFRAALAAGPGSTERARYIFRDGRGPGGDDPPNNWTSVFGGAAWTRVTEPDGTPGQWYLHLFDTRQPDLDWDHPEVRAEFVDVLRFWLDRGVDGFRVDVANALVKADGLPDHDVELALLSGATEDGPTAPMWDRDEVHEIYREWRKVLDSYEPAGSRMMVAEAWVEPPARLAMYVRPDEMHQAFNFTYLGAAWEAKALRDAVERSMSANDAVGAPTTWVLSNHDVVRHASRLGTGTPGSFVGIGLGPRDPQPDAALGLRRARAATALMLALPGSAYLYQGEELGLPEHTTLPDEVRQDPTFFRHDGAVVGRDGCRVPIPWTGDAPAYGFSPTGESWLPQPPEFGDLAVDRQEGVDGSTLELYRRAIRLRRELALGHGEVTWDTTLGDDDVLAMRRSTPLGEVLVLTNLGTADVAVPDGVRVVLSTEDGPHPERDAATTTGTLAPDVTLWALME